CACAGGCGCGCTGGGCACCGCCAGCTTGGGGCAGCGGTTACCGTCGATCAGCGCCAGTTTCGGCGTGATGCTCAGGCCTTCGACGGCGCGCTGCATGGCAAGCATGGTGGCATGCAGGATATTCAGCTGGTCGATCTCCTCCACCTCGGCGCGGGCGATGCACCAGGCCAGGGCCTTTTCGCGGATCTCGTCGAACAGCTTCTCGCGGCGCGCCTCGCTGAGCTTTTTCGAGTCGTTGAGGCCAGCGATCGGACGGGCCGGATCTAGAATCACCGCGGCGGTGACCACCGGGCCACAGAGCGGGCCACGACCGACTTCGTCGACGCCGGCGACCAGCTCCTCGACCAGCGTGAAATCCAGACCCAGC
This DNA window, taken from Pseudomonas alcaligenes, encodes the following:
- the rnhB gene encoding ribonuclease HII, yielding MQLGLDFTLVEELVAGVDEVGRGPLCGPVVTAAVILDPARPIAGLNDSKKLSEARREKLFDEIREKALAWCIARAEVEEIDQLNILHATMLAMQRAVEGLSITPKLALIDGNRCPKLAVPSAPVVGGDAQVPAIAAASILAKVSRDREMAEMEKLYPGYGIGGHKGYPTPVHLEALKRLGATPIHRRSFAPVRNVLEGIE